The proteins below come from a single Arthrobacter sp. B1I2 genomic window:
- a CDS encoding LacI family DNA-binding transcriptional regulator: MVAARAGVSVATVSLVANGKTAGRVSEDNISRVQEAIAELGYVVDGIGSSLARGVSSIVILVAPDISNPFFAKVIGGVRESLGPNYQLLLSVTDSGEFPKAADIRKLMSLRPAGLLVDAPNAGFLSDLSVSGPLVLLDAPGLETLAPAVNLDVAQGARELAAHLADAGHRRVAYLDSVTGTATFTIRRDAFLAAASARGMTVDPGDMPGTTIDVGEAAAAFAAAWPGWQRAGVTAVVCATDTHAYGVLQEARVAGIKIPGELAVAGFDDLPYSATSSPGLTSVHLPADQLGLKAGEQLRRLMEGRPLEQEELILESSLVVRGSTSAAET; the protein is encoded by the coding sequence ATGGTCGCCGCCCGGGCAGGGGTCTCGGTGGCGACGGTGTCCCTGGTGGCCAACGGCAAGACGGCCGGACGCGTGTCCGAGGACAATATTTCCCGCGTGCAGGAGGCCATCGCCGAGCTCGGGTACGTGGTGGACGGGATCGGCAGTTCCCTGGCCCGTGGCGTCAGTTCCATCGTGATCCTGGTGGCGCCGGATATCTCCAACCCGTTCTTCGCCAAGGTGATCGGCGGCGTCCGGGAATCACTGGGACCCAACTACCAGCTCCTGCTCTCCGTCACGGATTCAGGTGAATTTCCCAAGGCCGCTGACATCCGGAAGCTGATGTCCCTGCGGCCGGCGGGGCTGTTGGTTGATGCCCCGAACGCCGGCTTCCTGTCCGACCTCTCGGTATCAGGGCCGCTGGTGTTGCTGGACGCGCCCGGCCTGGAGACGCTTGCCCCGGCCGTGAACCTGGACGTTGCCCAGGGCGCCCGGGAACTGGCCGCCCACCTCGCCGACGCCGGCCACCGGCGCGTGGCCTACCTGGACAGCGTGACCGGCACCGCGACCTTCACTATCCGCCGCGACGCCTTCCTGGCGGCGGCGTCGGCCCGGGGCATGACGGTTGATCCGGGCGATATGCCCGGCACCACCATCGACGTCGGTGAAGCGGCGGCTGCGTTTGCCGCAGCTTGGCCGGGCTGGCAGCGCGCGGGCGTCACCGCCGTCGTCTGCGCCACGGATACCCACGCCTACGGTGTGCTGCAGGAAGCCAGGGTGGCCGGGATCAAAATTCCCGGGGAGCTGGCCGTGGCCGGCTTCGACGACCTGCCCTATTCGGCCACCAGCAGCCCGGGCCTGACCAGCGTCCATTTGCCGGCCGACCAGCTGGGGCTGAAGGCGGGCGAGCAGTTGCGCCGCCTGATGGAGGGCCGGCCGCTGGAGCAGGAAGAGCTCATCCTGGAGAGCTCCCTGGTGGTGCGCGGGTCCACGTCGGCCGCCGAAACGTAG
- a CDS encoding GTP pyrophosphokinase, whose translation MPSNWESLDAPLRESVEHNVEIYERVRPALKLVTRDVLLTLRDMLKDTEVTPLFVSGRTKTVESFKEKISRTEEPLEPGGPRLLKFPDPFRTLNDMVGIRVITKLPAENALVANIIKRQRQLFDCRGDREKDIGSIESGTYGYSSRHLILRTIQNEAVKEYQQVFNPDAVPNGSYFFECQIRTIFAHAWSEIEHDIRFKAEDPRAWTPHFDRQFTATAAMLETVETAFADLHERYEEVRSFWDMDGEGAAPLTPNRVRDVWRTLLPHVDRKVDDDWGWAAELLAAHGLNQTMQLAGLLSANRITEVRRALDHRYSPGPDRLMDDLLLWQYGTKHIDLTAEPADAVPHPRRDSLMRRLRQIERYRLTTK comes from the coding sequence ATGCCGAGTAACTGGGAAAGTCTGGACGCGCCGCTGCGTGAGTCGGTGGAGCACAACGTAGAGATCTATGAGCGCGTCCGCCCTGCCCTGAAGCTCGTCACCCGGGACGTCCTGCTCACCCTCCGGGACATGCTCAAAGACACCGAGGTGACGCCGCTTTTCGTCAGCGGACGCACCAAAACGGTGGAGTCCTTCAAGGAGAAGATTTCCCGGACGGAAGAGCCACTGGAACCCGGCGGCCCGCGGCTGCTCAAATTCCCGGATCCGTTCCGAACCCTCAATGACATGGTGGGGATTCGGGTGATCACCAAGCTACCGGCGGAAAATGCCTTGGTGGCCAACATCATCAAGCGGCAGCGGCAGCTTTTTGACTGCCGCGGGGACCGGGAGAAGGACATCGGTTCCATCGAGTCGGGCACCTACGGCTACTCCAGCCGGCACCTGATCCTGCGGACTATCCAGAACGAGGCCGTCAAGGAGTACCAGCAGGTCTTCAACCCGGACGCCGTGCCCAATGGCAGTTACTTCTTCGAATGCCAGATCCGCACCATCTTCGCCCATGCCTGGAGCGAGATCGAGCACGACATCCGATTCAAGGCCGAAGACCCACGCGCGTGGACGCCGCACTTCGACCGCCAGTTCACGGCCACCGCCGCCATGCTGGAAACGGTGGAAACGGCGTTTGCCGACCTGCACGAACGGTACGAGGAGGTCCGCAGCTTCTGGGACATGGACGGGGAGGGCGCGGCGCCTCTCACACCAAACCGGGTCCGCGATGTGTGGCGCACCCTGCTCCCGCACGTGGACCGCAAGGTGGACGACGACTGGGGCTGGGCTGCCGAACTCCTCGCCGCCCACGGGCTGAACCAGACCATGCAGCTGGCCGGGCTGCTCAGCGCCAACCGCATCACCGAGGTCCGCAGGGCCCTGGACCACCGCTACTCCCCCGGCCCCGACCGGCTGATGGACGACCTCCTGCTGTGGCAGTACGGCACCAAGCACATCGACCTCACCGCAGAACCCGCCGACGCTGTCCCGCACCCGCGGCGCGACAGCCTGATGCGGCGGCTGCGGCAGATCGAGCGGTACCGGCTGACGACGAAGTAG
- a CDS encoding ribokinase: protein MSAAAENTGRIVVVGSLNADLTIYCERLPQPGETVHGNGFVVNPGGKSANQAVAAGRLGGRVSLVGAVGEDANGAMLEASVAGAGVDVSHVRTSSEPTGVAVIAVDAHGENNIIISAGANGTLSPADVAGASDVLEQAAVVSLCLEVSMDTVLAAAQAGHDGGATVLLNLSPYAEIPAALAQLTDVLLVNAHEAALFLGSSVPGAGAPAGEWDAVRERFAAHGIPQVLVTLGSQGSVVLDSLPSSGSRVAFVAPARVAAVDTTGAGDAFTGAVAVRLAAGDALADAAAFASVAAALATTRKGTQAAYPDTADVERRLRTS from the coding sequence ATGAGTGCCGCGGCTGAAAACACCGGCCGGATCGTCGTCGTCGGCTCCCTCAACGCAGACCTCACCATCTACTGCGAAAGGCTCCCGCAGCCCGGCGAGACGGTTCACGGCAATGGGTTCGTCGTGAACCCCGGCGGCAAGAGCGCCAACCAGGCCGTCGCCGCAGGACGGCTGGGCGGGCGCGTCAGCCTGGTAGGTGCCGTGGGGGAGGACGCCAACGGCGCCATGCTCGAAGCCTCGGTGGCCGGAGCGGGCGTGGACGTCAGTCATGTGCGCACGTCCAGCGAGCCTACCGGCGTTGCGGTGATCGCCGTGGACGCGCACGGCGAAAACAACATCATCATCTCCGCCGGCGCCAACGGCACCCTGTCCCCTGCCGACGTGGCCGGGGCTTCCGACGTCCTGGAGCAGGCCGCCGTGGTGAGCCTCTGCCTCGAGGTCAGCATGGACACCGTGCTGGCTGCCGCCCAGGCAGGGCACGACGGCGGAGCAACAGTCCTGCTGAACCTCTCGCCGTACGCGGAAATCCCCGCGGCCCTGGCCCAGCTGACGGACGTGCTGCTGGTCAACGCGCACGAGGCCGCGCTGTTCCTGGGTTCCTCGGTTCCCGGCGCCGGGGCACCTGCCGGCGAGTGGGATGCGGTGCGGGAGCGGTTTGCGGCCCATGGGATCCCGCAGGTCCTGGTGACTTTGGGTTCGCAGGGGTCCGTGGTGCTGGATTCGCTGCCCTCTTCCGGCTCCCGCGTGGCATTCGTGGCGCCCGCCCGGGTTGCTGCAGTGGACACCACCGGCGCGGGGGACGCTTTTACCGGAGCGGTGGCGGTGCGGCTGGCCGCGGGCGACGCGCTCGCCGATGCCGCAGCCTTCGCTTCCGTTGCCGCGGCCCTGGCCACCACCCGCAAAGGGACGCAGGCGGCGTACCCGGACACGGCCGACGTCGAGCGCCGCCTGCGTACGTCCTGA
- a CDS encoding DUF4193 domain-containing protein, producing MAADYDEVRSDVKESQDRSLEDLQSANAPDARSVVTELDGADALDEGLIPGGEIISDELIVQVIPQAADEFTCYSCFLVRHRSQLARESNGHAYCVECEG from the coding sequence GTGGCAGCCGACTATGACGAAGTCCGTTCCGATGTCAAGGAATCCCAGGATCGTTCACTGGAGGATTTGCAGTCCGCGAACGCCCCTGATGCCCGCAGCGTCGTCACCGAGCTGGACGGGGCCGATGCCCTCGATGAAGGGCTGATACCTGGTGGCGAAATCATCTCCGATGAGCTCATCGTGCAGGTGATTCCCCAGGCCGCAGACGAGTTCACCTGCTATTCCTGTTTCCTGGTCCGGCATCGGTCCCAGTTGGCGCGGGAGAGCAACGGCCACGCCTACTGCGTGGAGTGCGAAGGCTGA
- a CDS encoding alpha/beta fold hydrolase, whose product MIEGVAAVIGRNNVTILGRDDGPVMMFAHGFGCDQAMWRKLLPYFVDDYRLVLFDHVGAGHSDISAYDWEKYGSLDGYASDLLEICVALELEDVILVGHSVSTMIAVIAAVQDPNRFSHLVLLAPSPRHTDDPYDGYVGGFSREDIEALLASLDSNYFAWAAALAPIVMGNPQEPELAEDLRVSFCRTNPSIARHFAGVTFFSDTRPELKKLRTNCLILQCSDDRLAPPEVGAYLHKNLEHSTLMQLQATGHCPHLSAPEETARAIMHYLDSRS is encoded by the coding sequence GTGATCGAAGGAGTTGCCGCGGTAATCGGCCGGAACAATGTCACAATATTGGGCCGGGATGATGGGCCTGTGATGATGTTTGCCCACGGTTTTGGCTGCGACCAGGCTATGTGGCGGAAGCTGCTGCCCTATTTCGTTGATGATTACCGGTTGGTGCTTTTTGATCATGTCGGTGCAGGACACTCCGACATCAGCGCCTACGACTGGGAGAAGTACGGGTCCCTGGATGGGTACGCGTCGGACCTGCTGGAGATTTGCGTCGCCCTTGAACTTGAGGACGTCATCCTGGTGGGCCACAGTGTCAGCACGATGATCGCCGTGATCGCCGCAGTGCAGGACCCCAACCGTTTCTCCCACCTGGTCCTGCTTGCTCCTTCACCCCGTCATACCGATGACCCGTACGACGGCTACGTGGGCGGGTTTTCGCGGGAAGACATCGAGGCCCTGCTGGCATCTTTGGACAGCAACTATTTCGCCTGGGCCGCGGCCTTGGCGCCCATAGTTATGGGCAATCCGCAGGAGCCGGAATTAGCGGAGGACCTGCGTGTCAGCTTCTGCCGGACAAATCCGTCCATCGCAAGGCACTTCGCCGGGGTAACTTTTTTCTCCGACACCCGACCTGAGCTGAAAAAGTTGCGCACCAACTGCCTGATTCTGCAGTGCTCCGACGACCGGCTTGCACCGCCGGAAGTGGGCGCCTACCTGCACAAGAATCTGGAACACAGCACCCTGATGCAGCTTCAGGCCACCGGGCACTGCCCCCACCTCAGCGCTCCGGAGGAAACGGCCCGGGCGATTATGCACTACCTCGACAGCCGCTCGTGA
- a CDS encoding TetR/AcrR family transcriptional regulator: MHLASQPVGRRERNKQAKLDRITAAARELFAEHGIDDVTTQQIADRADIGTGTLFLYAKSKGELLLLVQNSAYADALAKGTADAAETTVLLDAVMAIIRPVVECNRKQIDNGRTYLREMVFGDPNEPHHHAALTLAGGTEAALADVLQRDGRTTPDAAAKLARVVSAIMFLSMAASTNVSWSIQDLLLDIRNQVAAILPA, encoded by the coding sequence ATGCACCTTGCGTCCCAGCCCGTCGGACGGCGGGAACGGAACAAGCAGGCCAAACTCGACCGGATCACGGCGGCGGCCCGCGAGCTTTTTGCCGAGCATGGCATTGACGATGTCACCACCCAGCAGATCGCCGACAGGGCCGACATCGGCACGGGCACCCTGTTCCTGTACGCCAAGAGCAAGGGTGAACTGCTGCTGCTCGTCCAGAACTCTGCCTACGCTGATGCCCTCGCCAAGGGCACGGCCGACGCCGCGGAGACCACCGTGCTTCTCGATGCCGTCATGGCGATCATCCGCCCGGTGGTGGAGTGCAACCGGAAGCAGATCGACAACGGCCGCACCTACCTGCGGGAGATGGTTTTCGGCGACCCCAACGAGCCCCACCACCACGCTGCCCTCACCCTCGCAGGAGGCACCGAGGCCGCACTCGCCGACGTGTTGCAACGTGACGGCCGCACCACTCCAGATGCTGCCGCCAAACTTGCCCGCGTCGTCTCTGCCATCATGTTCCTCAGCATGGCCGCTTCAACCAACGTCTCCTGGTCAATACAAGACCTGCTGCTGGACATCCGGAACCAGGTAGCGGCAATCCTTCCCGCCTAA
- the uriH gene encoding uridine-preferring nucleoside hydrolase UriH: MTWRTIVEPNPRPPKGQPRKIILDCDPGHDDAVALLLAHGNPDIELLAVTTVVGNQTLEKVTRNALAVGTIAGITGVPFAAGCPRPLVRSIETAPDIHGESGMDGPALPESAIELDPRHAVDLIIDTVMAHEPGTVTLVPTAGLTNIAMAARKEPRIVERVKEVVLMGGGYHVGNWSAVAEFNIIIDPEAAHIVFNEKWPVVMVGLDLTHQALATPDVVEKIAAIGTTPARFVTELMDFFAHTYKDAQGFDYPPVHDPCAVAYVIDPSIVSTRKVPVNIELQGTLTLGMTVADFRSPAPADCHTSVAVDLDHARFWDLVTDALERIGEPGTNSNADDGERSEGAAPTNGSASDVVRPQSARLTAGGVK, from the coding sequence ATGACGTGGAGAACCATCGTGGAACCAAACCCCCGGCCCCCGAAGGGCCAGCCCCGGAAGATCATCCTGGACTGCGACCCCGGCCACGACGACGCCGTGGCGCTGCTGCTCGCCCACGGCAACCCGGACATCGAACTGCTGGCCGTGACCACGGTGGTGGGCAACCAGACCCTCGAAAAAGTCACCCGCAACGCCCTGGCCGTTGGCACCATCGCCGGCATCACCGGTGTTCCCTTCGCCGCCGGCTGCCCGCGGCCGCTGGTCCGCAGCATCGAAACCGCGCCGGACATCCACGGCGAGTCCGGCATGGACGGCCCCGCCCTCCCCGAGTCCGCCATCGAGCTGGACCCGCGCCACGCCGTCGACCTCATCATCGACACCGTCATGGCGCACGAGCCCGGCACCGTCACGCTGGTGCCCACCGCAGGCCTGACCAACATCGCCATGGCCGCCCGCAAGGAACCGCGCATCGTGGAACGCGTCAAGGAAGTTGTCCTCATGGGCGGCGGCTACCACGTGGGCAACTGGAGCGCCGTGGCAGAGTTCAACATCATCATCGACCCCGAGGCCGCGCACATCGTCTTCAACGAGAAGTGGCCCGTGGTGATGGTGGGCCTGGACCTCACCCACCAGGCGCTGGCCACCCCGGACGTCGTGGAAAAGATCGCCGCGATCGGCACCACGCCGGCCAGGTTCGTCACCGAGCTGATGGACTTCTTCGCCCACACCTACAAGGACGCGCAGGGCTTCGACTATCCGCCCGTCCACGATCCCTGCGCCGTGGCCTACGTGATCGACCCCAGCATCGTCAGCACCCGCAAGGTTCCGGTCAACATCGAACTGCAGGGCACCCTCACCCTGGGCATGACGGTGGCGGACTTCCGCTCCCCCGCCCCCGCCGACTGCCACACCAGCGTGGCCGTGGACCTGGACCACGCACGCTTCTGGGACCTGGTCACCGACGCGCTGGAACGCATCGGCGAGCCGGGCACCAACAGCAACGCGGACGACGGCGAACGCAGCGAAGGCGCGGCGCCCACCAACGGCAGCGCGTCCGACGTCGTACGCCCGCAAAGTGCCCGCCTCACCGCCGGAGGGGTCAAGTAA
- a CDS encoding SDR family NAD(P)-dependent oxidoreductase produces the protein MARVFITGSADGLGLATADTLLRDGHEVIVHARSSRRRPAVQHLLDRGAQCLIGDLAVAEEVRQIADQANAIGDIDAVIHNAGVLNGAALLPVNVVAPYLLTALIPGPRRLIYLSSGMHRGGGTGLDNLDWAGRTTTASYSTTKLHVTALSAALARLVPHVASNAVDPGWVPTRMGGRSAPDDLELGHRTQEWLATSDDPEALASGGYWYHQHRQTPHPAANDPKYQDALLAQLADYTGVTL, from the coding sequence ATGGCACGCGTTTTCATCACCGGATCCGCGGACGGGCTGGGTCTCGCGACGGCGGACACGCTGCTCCGGGACGGCCACGAGGTGATCGTGCACGCCCGGTCTTCCCGGCGGCGCCCCGCGGTCCAGCATCTGCTGGACCGCGGGGCGCAATGCCTTATCGGGGACCTCGCCGTCGCAGAGGAAGTCCGGCAGATAGCGGACCAGGCAAACGCAATTGGCGATATCGACGCCGTGATCCACAACGCCGGCGTGCTCAACGGCGCCGCGCTGCTTCCCGTGAACGTGGTGGCCCCGTACCTGCTGACCGCCCTCATCCCCGGCCCCCGCAGGCTCATCTACCTCAGCAGCGGCATGCACCGCGGCGGGGGCACCGGCCTTGACAACCTGGACTGGGCGGGACGGACGACGACGGCCTCCTACTCCACAACGAAGCTGCACGTCACTGCCCTGTCGGCGGCGCTGGCCCGCCTGGTGCCGCACGTCGCCAGCAACGCCGTCGACCCCGGCTGGGTGCCCACCCGGATGGGCGGGCGGTCAGCTCCGGATGACCTGGAACTGGGGCACCGGACCCAGGAGTGGCTGGCCACCAGTGATGATCCCGAGGCCCTGGCCAGTGGCGGCTACTGGTACCACCAGCACCGGCAAACGCCGCATCCTGCGGCCAACGACCCCAAGTACCAGGACGCCCTCCTGGCGCAGCTCGCGGACTACACCGGCGTCACACTCTAG
- a CDS encoding cold-shock protein: MATGTVKWFNAEKGFGFIAPDDGSADVFAHFSAIASSGYRSLDENQKVQFDITQGPKGPQAENIQPL, encoded by the coding sequence ATGGCAACAGGTACAGTCAAGTGGTTCAACGCCGAAAAGGGCTTTGGTTTCATCGCCCCCGACGACGGAAGCGCTGACGTGTTCGCACACTTTTCGGCAATCGCTTCCAGCGGTTACCGCTCCCTCGACGAGAACCAGAAGGTTCAGTTTGACATCACCCAGGGCCCTAAGGGTCCGCAGGCTGAGAACATCCAGCCGCTCTAA
- a CDS encoding alpha/beta fold hydrolase, with the protein MSAASNAPASSYAEAPTRNIAVGGVSYAYRELGPQGGVPVVFFLHLAGNLDNWDPRIIDPIAKERRVITFDNRGLGATTGAVPNSIEAMADDAASFIRSLGLEKVDIFAFSLGGMVAQALIGKHPELVRKLILAGTGPRGGKGMDKIARVTYLDIVRAYLVRADPKEFLFFNRNAAGKKAAKAFITRLHERTAGRDRPVRIQAFRTQLKAIRNWGRTTPADLSTITHPTLIANGDHDRMVPSILSMDLHRRIAGSELVMYADSGHGSIFQFHTQFAPVAVEFLGR; encoded by the coding sequence ATGAGCGCCGCCAGCAATGCCCCCGCATCCTCCTATGCCGAGGCACCCACCCGCAACATCGCCGTCGGTGGCGTCAGCTATGCCTACCGTGAGCTGGGGCCCCAGGGCGGGGTTCCGGTGGTCTTCTTCCTCCACCTCGCCGGGAATTTGGACAACTGGGACCCCCGGATCATCGACCCCATCGCCAAGGAACGCCGCGTCATCACCTTCGACAACCGCGGGCTCGGCGCCACCACCGGTGCGGTGCCCAACAGCATCGAGGCCATGGCCGACGATGCCGCCAGCTTCATCCGCTCCCTTGGCCTCGAAAAGGTGGATATCTTCGCCTTCTCCCTTGGCGGCATGGTGGCCCAGGCCCTGATCGGGAAGCACCCCGAACTGGTCCGGAAACTCATCCTTGCCGGCACCGGCCCCCGAGGCGGCAAAGGCATGGACAAGATCGCACGGGTCACGTACCTCGATATAGTGCGGGCCTACCTGGTCCGGGCGGATCCGAAGGAATTCCTTTTCTTTAACCGCAACGCCGCCGGCAAAAAGGCCGCAAAGGCATTCATCACCCGCCTCCACGAACGCACCGCCGGACGTGACCGGCCGGTCCGGATCCAGGCATTCCGGACCCAGCTGAAAGCGATCAGGAACTGGGGCCGGACCACACCGGCCGATTTGTCGACGATCACCCATCCCACGCTCATCGCCAACGGTGACCACGACCGCATGGTTCCCTCCATCCTGTCCATGGACCTGCACCGGCGCATCGCCGGATCAGAACTGGTCATGTATGCGGACTCAGGTCACGGCAGCATCTTCCAGTTCCATACGCAGTTCGCCCCCGTGGCCGTTGAGTTCCTCGGCCGCTGA
- the uriT gene encoding uridine transporter UriT has product MATATMAETKTGRGNIAALMTALLAACVAFQLNASMLSPALVTMGEELKTDQAVIGLSQTWFFTAAALFSLFLPRLSDIVGRKKVLVGMMVLMAVGSVIAALAPDITWLFVGRIIQGVSGPTVPLCLIMLRSAVSNPRKYGTLMGLITAVNGGVAGVDSFVGGYFAEHFGFRSIFWLMVVLAAAATALILFLANESKPAAGTRMDWLGVFFIVVAVGALLTALNEGSKLVAGFSSATLMLSLALVLVAAVAFFAFWRTEQRAAQPMVETVHLRQRSTWAPLLTTTLTMTGIFAVINGIVPAYVQAADPGFGMGPTEMSLIILTPYALLGWLVGPLSGRLAPVLGYTRVLRIGLLGSIAALAIIAFLGLHSLPLMIAGTVLLGIMYAGTVNIMLNGLGVVLSPAGNPGFLPGMNAGAFNLGAGLSFLILPAVLVATSSLGDATASYLTVVVVGLALTVAAFAASLLIPKPVEAEVAA; this is encoded by the coding sequence ATGGCTACCGCAACCATGGCCGAAACCAAGACCGGCCGCGGCAACATCGCCGCCCTCATGACCGCTCTGCTGGCAGCCTGCGTGGCCTTCCAGCTCAACGCCTCCATGCTCAGCCCCGCGCTGGTGACCATGGGCGAGGAACTGAAGACCGACCAGGCCGTCATCGGTCTCTCCCAGACCTGGTTCTTCACCGCCGCCGCGCTGTTCTCCCTGTTCCTGCCGCGCCTGAGCGACATCGTGGGCCGCAAGAAGGTCCTGGTGGGCATGATGGTGCTCATGGCCGTGGGCTCCGTCATCGCAGCCCTGGCCCCGGACATCACCTGGCTCTTCGTGGGCCGCATCATCCAGGGCGTCAGCGGGCCCACCGTGCCGCTCTGCCTGATCATGCTGCGCTCCGCCGTCAGCAACCCGCGCAAATACGGGACACTGATGGGCCTCATCACCGCCGTCAACGGCGGCGTGGCCGGCGTCGACTCCTTTGTGGGCGGCTACTTCGCCGAGCACTTCGGGTTCCGCAGCATCTTCTGGCTGATGGTGGTCCTGGCCGCCGCCGCCACCGCCCTTATTTTGTTCCTTGCCAACGAGAGCAAGCCTGCCGCGGGAACCCGGATGGACTGGCTGGGCGTGTTCTTTATCGTCGTTGCCGTGGGCGCCCTGCTGACCGCCCTGAATGAAGGCTCCAAGCTGGTGGCCGGCTTCTCATCAGCCACGCTGATGCTGAGCCTGGCCCTCGTGCTGGTTGCCGCCGTCGCGTTCTTTGCCTTCTGGCGCACCGAACAGCGCGCCGCCCAGCCGATGGTGGAAACCGTGCACCTGCGCCAGCGCTCCACCTGGGCGCCGCTGCTCACCACCACGCTCACCATGACCGGCATCTTTGCCGTGATCAACGGCATCGTTCCCGCCTACGTCCAGGCCGCCGACCCCGGCTTCGGCATGGGCCCCACGGAAATGTCGCTGATCATCCTCACCCCGTACGCCCTGCTGGGCTGGCTGGTGGGCCCGCTGAGCGGCAGGCTGGCACCGGTGCTCGGATACACCAGGGTGCTGCGGATCGGGCTGCTGGGCAGCATCGCGGCGCTCGCCATCATCGCGTTCCTCGGCCTGCACAGCCTGCCGCTGATGATCGCCGGCACGGTCTTGCTGGGCATCATGTACGCCGGTACGGTCAACATCATGCTCAACGGACTCGGCGTTGTCCTCTCGCCCGCCGGCAACCCCGGCTTCCTGCCCGGCATGAACGCCGGCGCCTTCAACCTGGGCGCGGGCCTGAGCTTCCTCATCCTGCCGGCCGTGCTGGTGGCGACGTCGTCACTCGGCGACGCGACGGCCTCCTACCTGACCGTCGTGGTCGTCGGCCTGGCCCTGACCGTCGCCGCGTTCGCGGCGTCACTCCTGATCCCCAAGCCGGTAGAGGCTGAGGTGGCAGCATGA
- a CDS encoding NADP-dependent oxidoreductase, with protein MKAFVITKYKADVQVAEVPEPVIGDQDVLVRVEAAGLNQLDEKIRMGEFKQILPYPLPLILGNDLAGTVLSVGAKVRGFKAGDEVFARPDKTRIGTFAERIAVAEADLATKPASVTMAEAGSLPLVALTAWQALVEHGKVQPGQKVLIHAGAGGVGSIAIQLAKHLGATVATTASAANAEFVRGLGADTVIDYRDEDFEQILSGYDLVLDSVGGRNLEKSLRILKPGGKAIGIAGPPDPVFARESGLNPVLRLAIAGLSRSIRGQARRLGVHYEFLFMRASGKQLGHVARLVDDGVLRPVVGRITPFAQTPEALQALGHGGLRGKAVIINPPDNAAATATTELAGQRRLGEWA; from the coding sequence ATGAAAGCTTTCGTCATCACCAAGTACAAGGCCGACGTGCAGGTGGCCGAGGTTCCCGAGCCGGTCATCGGGGATCAAGATGTCCTGGTCCGGGTGGAAGCGGCCGGGCTCAACCAGCTGGACGAGAAAATCCGCATGGGCGAGTTCAAGCAGATCCTCCCCTACCCGTTGCCGCTTATCCTCGGTAATGACCTGGCCGGAACAGTCCTCAGCGTCGGGGCGAAAGTGCGCGGCTTCAAGGCGGGCGACGAAGTTTTCGCCAGGCCGGACAAGACCCGCATCGGCACCTTCGCCGAACGCATCGCCGTGGCAGAGGCGGATCTGGCGACCAAGCCCGCGTCAGTCACCATGGCCGAGGCAGGCTCCCTTCCGCTGGTTGCCTTGACGGCATGGCAGGCCCTGGTGGAGCACGGAAAGGTGCAGCCGGGGCAGAAGGTCCTCATCCATGCGGGTGCCGGCGGAGTAGGTTCCATCGCAATTCAACTGGCAAAGCATCTTGGAGCGACGGTAGCGACCACCGCCAGCGCCGCCAACGCGGAATTCGTCCGCGGACTCGGCGCTGACACCGTCATCGACTACCGGGACGAAGACTTTGAACAGATCCTCAGCGGCTATGATTTGGTCCTCGACAGCGTCGGCGGGCGGAACCTGGAGAAATCCCTCCGCATCCTCAAGCCTGGCGGCAAGGCGATTGGAATCGCAGGACCTCCGGACCCCGTCTTCGCCAGGGAGTCCGGCCTCAATCCGGTACTCCGCCTTGCCATCGCCGGCCTGAGCCGCAGCATCCGCGGCCAGGCCCGCCGGCTCGGCGTGCACTACGAATTCCTGTTCATGCGTGCCAGCGGCAAGCAACTGGGCCACGTCGCAAGGCTCGTCGACGACGGCGTGCTGCGGCCCGTCGTCGGACGCATCACCCCGTTCGCGCAGACTCCGGAGGCCCTGCAGGCACTGGGACATGGAGGATTGCGCGGCAAGGCCGTCATCATCAATCCCCCGGACAACGCCGCCGCCACAGCCACCACGGAACTTGCCGGTCAGCGTAGGCTCGGCGAGTGGGCATGA